Proteins from one Oscillatoria nigro-viridis PCC 7112 genomic window:
- the lpdA gene encoding dihydrolipoyl dehydrogenase produces the protein MTQGFDYDLAIIGAGVGGHGAAIHAVSCGLKVAIIEAGDMGGTCVNRGCIPSKALLAASGRVRDLRNAHHLKTLGIQLGSVDFDRGAIANHANTIVSKLRGDLTNSLKRLNVDVIPGWGKIAGSQKITVETDKGEKTITAKDVILAPGSVPFVPPGIEIDGKTVFTSDDAVRLESLPKWIAIIGSGYIGLEFSDIYTALGCEITMIEALDQLMPTFDPDIAKLAERVLIAPRDIETKVGVLAKKITPGSPVIIELADFKTKEVVEVLEVDACLVATGRVPVSKNLGLETVGVETMRGYIPVNDKMQVLAAGEPVQNLWAIGDVNGKMMLAHSASAQGIAAVENICGRAREVDYLSIPAAAFTHPEISYVGMTEPAAKELGKAEGFEVASVKTYFKGNSKAIAEGETDGTAKVIFRKDTGELLGVHIFGLHASDLIQEAANAIAQRDSVNTLAFRVHTHPTLSEVLDEAFKRAAGAGSH, from the coding sequence GTGACTCAGGGATTTGATTACGATTTAGCAATTATCGGCGCTGGCGTGGGCGGGCACGGCGCGGCCATACACGCGGTTAGCTGCGGGCTGAAAGTGGCAATTATCGAAGCGGGCGACATGGGCGGGACTTGCGTCAACCGCGGCTGCATTCCCTCGAAGGCGCTGTTGGCGGCTTCCGGGCGGGTGCGAGATTTGCGGAATGCCCACCACCTGAAGACTTTGGGAATTCAATTGGGCAGTGTGGATTTCGATCGCGGGGCGATCGCCAATCATGCTAATACTATTGTCAGCAAACTCCGCGGCGACTTGACCAACAGCCTCAAACGTTTGAACGTGGATGTCATCCCAGGTTGGGGAAAAATTGCCGGTTCTCAAAAAATTACCGTCGAAACCGATAAAGGCGAGAAAACTATTACCGCCAAGGATGTTATTCTCGCTCCCGGTTCGGTTCCCTTCGTCCCCCCCGGGATAGAAATTGACGGCAAAACTGTATTTACCAGCGATGATGCTGTCAGGTTGGAATCGCTGCCGAAGTGGATCGCAATTATTGGCAGCGGTTATATCGGTTTGGAGTTTTCGGATATTTACACGGCCCTAGGCTGCGAAATTACGATGATTGAAGCTCTAGATCAGTTGATGCCGACTTTTGACCCGGATATTGCTAAGTTGGCAGAACGAGTGTTAATTGCACCCCGCGATATTGAAACAAAAGTAGGTGTTTTGGCGAAGAAGATTACTCCTGGTTCGCCGGTCATTATTGAATTAGCTGATTTCAAAACTAAGGAAGTTGTCGAAGTTTTGGAAGTTGATGCTTGTTTGGTAGCAACTGGTCGGGTGCCGGTGAGCAAGAATTTGGGGTTAGAAACTGTTGGCGTGGAAACGATGCGCGGTTATATCCCAGTTAACGATAAGATGCAGGTTTTGGCGGCGGGAGAACCGGTGCAAAATTTGTGGGCGATCGGCGATGTTAACGGCAAAATGATGTTAGCGCATTCTGCGTCTGCTCAGGGAATTGCCGCAGTAGAAAATATTTGCGGCCGTGCGCGCGAAGTTGACTATTTGAGCATCCCGGCGGCGGCGTTTACTCACCCGGAAATTAGCTATGTGGGGATGACGGAACCTGCGGCGAAGGAGTTAGGAAAAGCTGAAGGGTTTGAGGTAGCTTCTGTCAAGACTTATTTTAAGGGAAATTCTAAGGCTATTGCTGAAGGGGAAACCGACGGTACGGCTAAGGTGATTTTCCGGAAAGATACTGGGGAGTTGTTGGGAGTTCACATTTTCGGTTTGCACGCTTCGGATTTGATTCAGGAGGCGGCAAATGCGATCGCCCAGCGCGATTCTGTGAACACTTTAGCATTCCGAGTGCACACTCACCCGACTCTTTCGGAAGTGTTGGATGAGGCGTTTAAACGGGCGGCTGGAGCTGGTAGCCATTAA
- a CDS encoding helix-turn-helix transcriptional regulator — protein sequence MDIAKRQRLEAAGWTIGTVEEFLGLSSEEIAFIEMKLALSKAIKQNRISQQMTQHELAQKINSSQSRVAKMEAGDPSASLDLLIRTLLIFGATRQDIAEVILNSGS from the coding sequence ATGGACATAGCTAAACGCCAACGCTTAGAAGCAGCAGGATGGACTATCGGGACAGTAGAGGAATTTCTCGGACTTTCATCAGAAGAAATTGCTTTCATAGAAATGAAACTTGCACTGAGTAAAGCCATCAAACAAAACCGGATTAGCCAACAGATGACTCAGCACGAGCTTGCCCAGAAAATTAACTCTAGCCAGTCAAGAGTTGCTAAAATGGAAGCTGGCGATCCTTCCGCTTCCCTGGATCTCCTGATTCGCACCTTGCTGATATTCGGTGCTACACGCCAAGACATTGCTGAGGTAATTCTTAACAGTGGTTCCTGA
- a CDS encoding type II toxin-antitoxin system RelE/ParE family toxin: MVDSESKPLVWLSGEVKTPPFSTDARIQAGFLLRKLQDGESLSMPFSRPMPSIGAHCHEIRLADSQASKDWRIIYRIDVDAIIIVDVFNKTTNKTPDSIIEKCKKRLKQYDEI, from the coding sequence ATGGTAGATTCGGAAAGCAAACCCCTTGTCTGGCTTAGTGGGGAAGTAAAAACACCGCCATTTTCTACTGATGCGCGTATTCAAGCCGGATTTCTGCTGCGAAAGCTACAGGATGGCGAAAGCCTATCCATGCCATTCTCTCGCCCTATGCCAAGCATCGGAGCTCATTGTCACGAAATCCGTCTAGCCGATTCACAGGCAAGCAAGGATTGGCGCATCATTTATCGAATTGATGTAGATGCTATTATTATAGTGGATGTATTTAACAAAACCACGAACAAAACACCGGATTCTATAATTGAAAAATGTAAAAAGCGCTTGAAGCAATACGACGAAATTTAA
- a CDS encoding DUF2273 domain-containing protein, with amino-acid sequence MTAQALSLPQANLKMALWQVDADSMSSSELYVWLNDIGLPHEVTIRLHELASYTKKSGNKVLAVGKIVLIKIIEFVKAHPNLATGIALGAAVGLLASSVPIIGPLLAPLAAALGITVGAIAGHRLDEGYRQVDGIVGVTQDIIQIARLFFQLLIDVFNAVFRNVITA; translated from the coding sequence ATGACTGCACAAGCATTATCCCTCCCCCAAGCAAACTTAAAAATGGCTCTCTGGCAAGTAGATGCCGATTCAATGAGTAGTAGCGAGTTGTATGTCTGGTTAAACGATATCGGCTTGCCCCACGAAGTCACCATCAGATTGCACGAGTTGGCTAGCTACACGAAAAAATCTGGTAACAAAGTTTTGGCTGTAGGGAAAATTGTTCTGATCAAAATTATCGAGTTTGTCAAGGCACATCCTAATTTAGCTACGGGCATTGCTCTAGGAGCTGCTGTGGGGCTATTGGCAAGTTCAGTACCAATTATAGGCCCATTGTTAGCGCCATTGGCAGCAGCGCTAGGTATAACTGTTGGTGCGATCGCTGGACATAGACTAGATGAAGGCTACCGTCAAGTAGATGGCATAGTTGGAGTAACACAAGACATTATTCAAATCGCCCGATTGTTTTTTCAACTACTGATTGATGTTTTTAATGCAGTTTTTCGCAACGTTATCACTGCTTAA
- a CDS encoding NB-ARC domain-containing protein — translation MDVQEVLKLADDLVFINTGKHLDNLQEVILRGTLQGQKYSKIADESHCSEGHIKDIASELWQLLSEVLGEEVNKSNFRVTFERLKLSNLWNFNNKDCVHIGNVNVCENSSQSPKFPNSPTDEEPLNKGNTEPKLRQFLAEMPKSGIFYDRASELTTLKQWILHENTRLLAILGIVGIGKTALAVHLVEQIKHEFDFIIWRSLATSPPLSILQTNIIQFFSRGDVPVPAPNADGVVVPENGATTGGLPLLNYLQKYRCLLILDDVQMVNSSGQLAGIYQPGYEDYGTLFRQVGELSHNSCLILIGSEKPREIAALEGKNQPIRSLQLNGLGAAAGGILREKGLTEDAKLSELIEQYRGNPLWLKIVATMIQDLFNGSLSDFLSDEPLFLGDLESLLDRPFNRLSESEKQVMSWLASETAPVSLSKVPENLQLSRSHFLKVMQSLGRRSLIEKIPEGDRTFFTLAPVLKEYVKTNYCPST, via the coding sequence ATGGACGTTCAAGAAGTCTTAAAACTTGCCGACGACCTAGTTTTTATCAATACGGGAAAACACTTAGACAATCTGCAAGAGGTGATACTGCGGGGAACTTTACAAGGTCAGAAATACTCAAAAATAGCAGATGAATCTCACTGTAGTGAAGGTCACATTAAAGATATTGCCTCTGAATTATGGCAGCTACTATCAGAAGTATTAGGCGAAGAAGTCAATAAATCAAATTTTAGAGTCACCTTCGAGCGATTAAAATTATCAAATCTCTGGAACTTCAATAATAAAGATTGTGTACACATTGGTAACGTCAACGTCTGTGAAAATAGTTCACAGTCTCCAAAATTCCCCAACTCACCAACCGATGAAGAACCTCTAAACAAAGGCAACACTGAACCAAAATTGCGTCAATTCTTAGCTGAAATGCCTAAGTCTGGCATTTTCTACGATCGCGCATCCGAACTCACCACCCTCAAACAGTGGATTCTCCACGAAAACACCCGCCTACTCGCCATACTAGGCATAGTCGGCATTGGCAAAACAGCTCTCGCCGTACACCTAGTAGAACAAATCAAACATGAATTTGATTTCATCATCTGGCGAAGTCTCGCCACATCTCCACCCCTGTCAATACTTCAAACAAATATAATTCAATTCTTCAGTAGGGGCGATGTCCCCGTGCCAGCCCCAAATGCCGACGGCGTGGTTGTCCCAGAGAATGGGGCAACCACGGGGGGTTTGCCCCTACTGAACTACTTGCAAAAATACCGCTGTCTGCTGATACTCGATGACGTACAAATGGTAAATAGCAGCGGACAACTCGCTGGTATTTACCAACCTGGATACGAAGATTACGGCACACTATTCAGACAGGTAGGAGAATTATCTCACAACAGTTGTTTAATCCTGATTGGTTCGGAAAAGCCTAGAGAAATCGCCGCATTAGAAGGCAAAAACCAGCCAATTCGCTCATTACAACTGAATGGTTTAGGTGCAGCAGCGGGGGGAATTCTCCGAGAAAAAGGTTTAACTGAAGATGCAAAATTGTCAGAACTAATTGAACAATATAGAGGCAATCCCTTGTGGTTAAAAATAGTTGCTACAATGATTCAAGATTTATTTAACGGCAGCCTATCGGATTTTTTGTCTGACGAACCATTATTTTTAGGTGATTTAGAATCTTTACTGGATAGGCCATTTAATCGTTTATCCGAGTCAGAAAAACAGGTAATGTCATGGCTAGCGAGTGAAACCGCGCCAGTTTCCCTCTCAAAAGTGCCAGAGAATCTGCAATTATCTCGATCGCACTTTTTGAAAGTGATGCAATCCTTGGGACGGCGTTCATTAATTGAAAAAATCCCGGAGGGCGATCGTACATTTTTTACCCTTGCACCCGTACTAAAAGAGTATGTCAAAACTAACTATTGCCCCTCAACATAG